A genomic region of Mycobacterium sp. Aquia_213 contains the following coding sequences:
- a CDS encoding DEAD/DEAH box helicase yields the protein MQPVSAADASVGVDTAPLRGWQRRALVKYVAAEPRDFLAVATPGSGKTTFALRVIGELLSSRAVEQITVVVPTEHLKVQWAQAALRHGIFLDPRFSNTSAATSPEYHGVMVTYAQVASHPTLHRVRTEQRKTLVVFDEIHHGGDAKTWGDAIREAFGDATRRLALTGTPFRSDDSPIPFVTYESGADGIRRSQADHTYGYAEALADGVVRPVVFLAYSGQARWRDSAGEEHEARLGEPLSAEQTARAWRTALDPAGEWMPAVITAADQRLRQKRTHVPDAGGMIIASDQTAARAYAKLLTRLTGEAPTLVLSDDPGSSARISEFSESTTRWLVAVRMVSEGVDVPRLSVGIYATSASTPLFFAQAIGRFVRSRRAGESASIFVPSVPNLLMLASELEAERNHVLGEPHRESLDDPLDADPAVREQNEKTELEKGFTSLGADAELDQVIFDGSSFGTAAPAGSDEEADYLGIPGLLDATQMRALLHRRQDEQLQKRAASGQSAPVPSGSGSMHGQLRDLRRELNALVSVAHHRTGKPHGWIHNELRRRCGGPPIAAATRDQLKDRIVAVRQLNSELT from the coding sequence ATGCAGCCGGTCAGCGCCGCCGACGCGAGCGTTGGAGTCGACACCGCACCGCTGCGAGGCTGGCAGCGCCGCGCGTTGGTGAAGTACGTGGCTGCCGAACCACGCGACTTCCTCGCCGTGGCCACCCCCGGATCCGGGAAGACGACGTTCGCGCTGCGGGTGATCGGCGAACTGCTGAGCAGTCGCGCCGTCGAGCAGATCACCGTCGTGGTACCCACCGAGCACCTCAAGGTGCAGTGGGCGCAGGCCGCGCTGCGTCACGGCATTTTCCTGGACCCGAGATTCTCCAACACCAGCGCGGCGACCTCGCCGGAGTATCACGGCGTGATGGTCACCTACGCCCAGGTCGCGTCGCATCCGACGCTGCACCGGGTGCGCACCGAGCAGCGCAAGACGCTGGTCGTTTTCGACGAGATCCACCATGGCGGTGACGCGAAGACCTGGGGCGACGCCATTCGTGAAGCCTTCGGCGACGCGACACGCCGACTTGCCTTGACGGGCACGCCGTTTCGCAGCGACGACAGCCCCATCCCGTTCGTCACCTACGAATCGGGAGCCGACGGGATCCGCCGTTCGCAGGCCGATCACACCTACGGCTACGCCGAGGCGCTGGCCGACGGCGTGGTGCGCCCGGTGGTGTTCCTCGCCTACTCCGGGCAGGCACGCTGGCGCGACAGCGCCGGCGAAGAGCACGAGGCGCGCCTGGGCGAGCCGCTGTCCGCCGAGCAGACCGCGCGGGCCTGGCGCACCGCGCTGGACCCCGCCGGCGAATGGATGCCCGCCGTGATCACCGCCGCGGATCAGCGGCTGCGCCAGAAGCGCACGCATGTGCCCGACGCGGGCGGCATGATCATCGCGTCGGACCAGACCGCGGCGCGCGCGTACGCCAAGCTGCTGACGAGGCTGACCGGTGAGGCACCCACGCTGGTGCTCTCGGACGATCCCGGGTCGTCGGCGCGGATCTCCGAATTCTCGGAGAGCACCACGCGCTGGCTGGTCGCGGTGCGCATGGTCTCCGAGGGTGTCGACGTCCCCCGGCTGTCGGTCGGGATCTACGCCACCAGCGCCTCTACCCCGTTGTTCTTCGCCCAGGCCATCGGGCGCTTCGTGCGGTCGCGGCGGGCGGGCGAGAGTGCGAGCATCTTCGTGCCGTCGGTGCCCAACCTGCTGATGCTGGCCAGCGAGTTGGAGGCCGAGCGCAACCACGTGCTCGGCGAACCGCACCGCGAATCCCTCGACGACCCGCTCGACGCCGATCCGGCGGTCCGGGAACAGAACGAAAAGACAGAGCTGGAAAAGGGTTTCACCTCGCTGGGCGCCGACGCCGAACTCGACCAGGTCATCTTCGACGGGTCCTCGTTCGGCACCGCCGCCCCGGCCGGAAGCGACGAGGAGGCCGACTACCTCGGCATCCCGGGGTTGCTCGACGCCACCCAGATGCGGGCCCTGCTGCACCGCCGCCAGGACGAGCAGCTGCAGAAACGGGCCGCCTCCGGGCAATCCGCACCGGTGCCGTCGGGGTCTGGGTCCATGCACGGCCAGCTCCGCGACCTGCGTCGCGAACTCAACGCCCTGGTGTCGGTCGCCCATCACCGCACCGGCAAGCCGCACGGATGGATTCACAACGAACTACGCCGGCGCTGCGGTGGGCCGCCGATCGCCGCCGCGACCCGCGATCAGCTCAAGGACCGCATTGTGGCTGTGCGGCAACTGAATTCGGAACTGACGTAG
- a CDS encoding alpha/beta hydrolase produces the protein MLEVIDKGSCSQDHPVPLLFVHGGWHGAWCWDDHFLDHFADAGYRAVSISLRGHGTSPTAKPLTKVSVADYLDDLRSVADDLGGQPVLIGHSLGGFVVQRYLEQHSAPAAVLLGSVPPKGVLSLAMRVWRRRPSMTLEAWSDPTLLKFLATPELTREYLFCADTPEAIVESCRQRAGAESVRAAMTDPIVRRVRTRRVRTPILVLGALYDGFVSVDEVRATARAYATEPEFFAMGHNMMLEPGWADVAERIDAWLQSRDLANPARLSG, from the coding sequence ATGCTCGAGGTAATCGACAAAGGATCCTGCAGCCAAGACCACCCGGTGCCGTTGCTCTTCGTGCACGGCGGCTGGCACGGCGCGTGGTGCTGGGACGACCACTTCCTGGACCACTTCGCCGACGCCGGCTACCGCGCGGTGTCGATCAGCCTGCGCGGGCACGGCACCAGCCCCACCGCCAAGCCGTTGACCAAGGTTTCCGTCGCCGACTACCTGGACGATCTGCGTTCGGTGGCCGACGACCTGGGTGGCCAGCCGGTGCTGATCGGCCATTCCCTGGGCGGCTTCGTGGTCCAGCGCTACCTCGAACAGCACAGCGCCCCGGCCGCGGTGCTGCTGGGCTCCGTGCCGCCGAAGGGGGTGCTGAGCTTGGCGATGCGCGTCTGGCGTCGCCGACCGTCGATGACCCTGGAAGCCTGGAGTGACCCGACGCTGCTGAAATTCCTCGCCACCCCCGAGCTGACCCGCGAGTACCTCTTCTGCGCCGACACGCCCGAGGCCATCGTCGAATCCTGTCGGCAACGCGCCGGAGCCGAGAGCGTTCGCGCCGCCATGACCGATCCGATCGTCCGCCGCGTCCGAACCCGGCGGGTGAGGACGCCGATTCTGGTCCTCGGCGCGCTGTATGACGGCTTCGTCAGCGTCGACGAGGTGCGCGCCACGGCGCGCGCGTATGCGACCGAGCCGGAGTTCTTCGCGATGGGCCACAACATGATGCTGGAACCGGGCTGGGCCGACGTCGCCGAACGGATAGACGCGTGGCTACAGAGCCGCGATTTGGCGAACCCGGCGCGGCTTTCGGGATAA
- a CDS encoding P-II family nitrogen regulator: MKLVTAIVKPFTLDDVKTSLEDAGVLGLTVSEVQGYGRQKGHTEVYRGAEYSVDFVPKVRIEVVVDDSVVDKVVDSIVRAARTGKIGDGKVWVSPVETIVRVRTGERGTDAI; the protein is encoded by the coding sequence ATGAAGCTGGTCACCGCGATCGTGAAGCCGTTCACCCTTGATGACGTCAAGACGAGCCTGGAGGACGCGGGAGTCCTCGGGCTGACGGTCAGCGAAGTCCAGGGCTATGGACGGCAGAAGGGGCACACCGAGGTCTACCGGGGTGCTGAATACTCGGTCGATTTCGTGCCGAAGGTCCGGATCGAGGTCGTGGTCGACGATTCCGTCGTCGACAAGGTCGTGGACAGCATTGTCCGGGCCGCTCGAACCGGCAAGATCGGTGACGGCAAGGTCTGGGTCAGCCCCGTGGAAACCATCGTGCGAGTGCGCACCGGTGAGCGCGGGACCGATGCGATATGA
- a CDS encoding ammonium transporter: protein MGQPNTGDTAWMLASSALVLLMTPGLAFFYGGMVRARSVLNMLMMSISAMGVVTVLWVLYGYSVSFGTDKANLIGDPTEYWGLKGLIGGNAVAADPTKGTAATDIPLAGTLPATVFVAFQLMFAIITVALISGAVSDRLKFSAWLVFSGLWATFVYFPVAHWVFAFDGFAAEKGGWIANKLHAIDFAGGTAVHINSGTAGLALALVLGKRKGWPTTLFRPHNLPFVMLGAGLLWFGWYGFNAGSATSSNGAAGATFMTTTIATATAMLAWLLTERIRDGKATTLGAASGIVAGLVAITPSCSSVNALGALIIGLVAGVVCALAVGLKFKLGFDDSLDVVGVHLVGGLAGTLLVGLLAAPESVAINGVAGVSKGLFYGGGWDQLEKQAVGAFSVLGYSFVVTLIIAFILKYTIGLRLNPEAEAAGIDEAEHAESGYDFAVTTSSVLPRASLPDSANGLDEAVAAEKVEAE from the coding sequence ATGGGCCAGCCCAATACCGGTGATACCGCATGGATGCTGGCGAGTTCAGCGCTGGTGTTGTTGATGACGCCAGGTTTGGCGTTCTTCTATGGCGGCATGGTGCGCGCGAGAAGCGTGCTCAACATGCTCATGATGAGTATCAGCGCCATGGGTGTGGTGACGGTGCTGTGGGTTCTATATGGCTATTCAGTCTCGTTTGGTACTGACAAGGCCAACCTGATTGGTGACCCCACCGAGTACTGGGGCCTCAAGGGCCTGATCGGTGGCAACGCCGTAGCCGCCGATCCCACCAAAGGCACTGCCGCGACGGACATTCCGTTGGCCGGCACGCTGCCCGCGACCGTATTCGTGGCATTCCAGCTGATGTTCGCGATCATCACCGTCGCCCTGATCTCGGGCGCGGTGTCCGACCGCCTCAAGTTCAGCGCCTGGCTGGTGTTCTCCGGACTGTGGGCGACGTTCGTGTACTTCCCGGTTGCGCACTGGGTCTTCGCGTTCGACGGGTTCGCGGCCGAGAAGGGTGGCTGGATCGCCAACAAGCTGCACGCGATCGACTTCGCAGGTGGAACCGCGGTCCATATCAACTCCGGTACCGCGGGCCTGGCGCTGGCGCTGGTGCTGGGCAAGCGCAAAGGCTGGCCCACCACGCTGTTCCGTCCGCACAACCTGCCGTTCGTGATGCTCGGCGCCGGTCTGCTGTGGTTCGGCTGGTATGGCTTCAACGCCGGTTCGGCGACGAGTTCCAATGGCGCCGCGGGTGCGACGTTCATGACGACCACGATCGCCACGGCCACGGCCATGCTGGCCTGGCTGCTCACCGAGCGCATTCGCGACGGTAAGGCGACAACGCTGGGAGCGGCATCGGGCATCGTGGCGGGGCTGGTCGCGATCACCCCGTCCTGCTCGTCGGTCAATGCGCTGGGCGCTCTGATCATCGGCCTGGTCGCCGGTGTGGTGTGCGCGCTCGCGGTCGGGCTTAAGTTCAAGCTCGGCTTCGACGACTCGCTGGATGTGGTCGGCGTGCACCTGGTCGGTGGTCTGGCCGGCACCTTGCTGGTCGGCCTGCTGGCTGCCCCGGAGAGCGTGGCGATCAACGGCGTCGCGGGCGTGTCCAAGGGGTTGTTCTACGGCGGCGGCTGGGATCAGCTGGAAAAACAGGCGGTCGGCGCGTTCAGCGTGCTTGGCTACTCGTTCGTGGTGACGCTTATCATCGCCTTCATCCTGAAGTACACGATTGGGCTGCGGCTGAATCCGGAAGCGGAAGCAGCAGGCATCGATGAGGCCGAGCACGCGGAGAGCGGTTACGATTTCGCCGTGACCACCTCTTCGGTTCTTCCCCGTGCCAGCCTGCCGGACAGCGCTAACGGACTGGACGAAGCTGTGGCGGCCGAGAAAGTGGAGGCGGAGTAG
- the ftsY gene encoding signal recognition particle-docking protein FtsY, producing MSQGLWIAIAVVAALVVIAALVLGLTRYRRRQISLSRPEPTALDRSGGYTASSGITFSQSAPTIDTTGLPAVGDDASTPRDAPRRTISDVQLPEPEAPAAPQALPEPEPEAPAPAEVPEPPAAEPAPEIDEIAPTDGRLERLRGRLARSQNALGRSMLGLLGGGDLDEDSWQDVEDTLLVADLGPVVTESVVAQLRSRLASSNVRTEADARAVLRDVLIKELKPDMDRSIRALPHDDHPSVLLVVGVNGTGKTTTVGKLARVLVADGRRVVLGAADTFRAAAADQLETWGSRVGAEVVRGPEGSDPAAVAYDAVDKGIEAGADVVLIDTAGRLHTKVGLMDELDKVKRVITRRAAVDEVLLVLDATIGQNGLAQAKVFADVVDITGAVLTKLDGTAKGGIVFRVQQELGVPVKLVGLGEGPDDLAPFETAAFVDALLG from the coding sequence GTGTCACAAGGTCTTTGGATCGCCATCGCCGTCGTTGCCGCCCTGGTTGTCATCGCTGCGCTGGTCCTGGGGCTGACCCGGTACCGTCGCCGGCAGATCAGCCTGAGCCGGCCGGAGCCGACCGCACTCGACCGATCCGGGGGCTACACCGCGTCGTCGGGCATCACCTTCAGCCAGAGCGCACCGACGATCGACACCACCGGGCTGCCCGCGGTGGGGGACGACGCGTCCACCCCGCGCGACGCGCCACGGCGCACGATCTCCGACGTCCAGTTGCCCGAACCCGAAGCACCTGCGGCGCCGCAGGCCCTGCCGGAGCCCGAACCCGAAGCACCCGCGCCCGCTGAGGTGCCGGAACCGCCGGCGGCTGAGCCAGCCCCCGAAATCGACGAGATCGCGCCGACCGACGGCCGGCTGGAACGCCTGCGCGGCCGGCTGGCCCGATCGCAGAACGCGCTCGGGCGCAGCATGCTGGGCTTGCTCGGCGGCGGCGACCTGGACGAAGACTCCTGGCAGGACGTCGAGGACACCCTGCTGGTCGCCGACCTGGGCCCGGTCGTCACCGAGTCGGTGGTCGCACAGCTGCGCAGCCGGCTGGCCAGCAGCAACGTGCGCACCGAGGCCGACGCGCGGGCGGTGCTGCGCGACGTGCTGATCAAAGAGCTCAAACCCGATATGGATCGCTCGATCCGGGCGCTGCCCCACGACGACCACCCGTCGGTGCTGCTGGTCGTCGGCGTCAACGGCACCGGAAAGACCACGACGGTCGGCAAGCTGGCGCGGGTGCTGGTGGCCGACGGCCGGCGTGTCGTGCTGGGCGCCGCCGACACGTTCCGGGCCGCGGCCGCCGATCAGCTCGAGACCTGGGGGTCCCGGGTGGGCGCCGAAGTGGTGCGTGGACCGGAGGGCTCGGACCCGGCGGCGGTGGCCTACGACGCCGTCGACAAGGGCATCGAGGCCGGCGCCGACGTCGTGCTGATCGACACCGCGGGGCGGCTGCACACCAAGGTGGGCCTGATGGACGAGCTGGACAAGGTCAAACGCGTGATAACCCGGCGCGCCGCCGTCGACGAGGTGCTGCTGGTCCTCGATGCGACGATCGGGCAGAACGGTCTGGCTCAGGCCAAGGTCTTCGCCGACGTCGTCGACATCACCGGCGCGGTGCTGACCAAGCTGGACGGAACGGCCAAGGGCGGCATCGTTTTCCGGGTGCAACAAGAACTCGGCGTGCCGGTGAAACTGGTCGGCCTCGGCGAAGGCCCCGACGATTTGGCGCCTTTTGAGACGGCCGCATTCGTGGACGCGCTGCTCGGCTGA
- a CDS encoding [protein-PII] uridylyltransferase produces MKPNEPDRESGADAVHAEIASGASDLAAARRTLLSEGSTMQAAELRHAWLDLHEAWLIAKATELGITETSGFALVGVGGLGRRELLPYSDLDLMLLHNNVSDDVLQRVADGLWYPLWDANVRLDHSVRTVSGTLGVANGDMIAALGLLDARHIAGDATQSEELIAGARKQWRTAIRSRMDELVEMTNARWQRCGRIAQRAEPDLKSGRGGLRDVQLLDALGVAQLIDRRGMSRPEIPGGSLDDAYLTLLDVRTELHRVSGRGRDQLLAQFADEISAALHIGDRFALARMLSDVGRTIAYHAESGLRTAQNALPRRGISALVRRPKRRPLDEGVVEYDGEIVLAREAQPERDPGLVLRVAAASADSGLPIGAATLSRLATSVPDLPTPWPREALDDLLVVLLAGPPMVDTLEALDRTGLWGRLFPEWDAVRDLPPRDVSHVWTVDRHIVETAVNAAPLTTRVARSDLLALGALLHDIGKGRGVDHCVFGADLVYPIGERLGLAPRDIETLAGMVRHHLLLPITATRSDLNDPATIESVSEALGGDSQLLELLHALAEADSKATGPGVWSDWKASLMQDLVRRCRMVMAGEPLPEVEPTAPHYLSLAANHGVHVEITPGESERLHAVMVAPDQRGLVSKAAAVLALNSLRIHSATVNTHEGVAITEFVVSPLFGSPPEPGLLRQQFVGALNGDVDVLGALEKRDTDAANSAMARVGEIQAGAPLTRSTAPPRILWLDAAAAGQLVVEVRAMDRIGLLALLAQALERAGADIAWAKVNTFGSTAADVFCVTMTGESLDAVTGDHAAAARAAVEKHLLAVLGASADAVVDGPVTE; encoded by the coding sequence ATGAAACCGAACGAGCCCGACCGGGAATCTGGAGCGGACGCCGTGCATGCAGAAATCGCTTCCGGGGCAAGCGATTTAGCCGCTGCACGGCGTACGCTGCTGTCTGAGGGCAGCACAATGCAGGCGGCCGAGCTGAGGCACGCTTGGCTGGATCTGCACGAGGCGTGGTTGATCGCAAAGGCCACCGAGCTCGGCATCACCGAAACCAGTGGCTTTGCGCTCGTCGGAGTCGGCGGCCTGGGGCGCCGTGAGCTGCTGCCCTATTCCGATCTGGACTTGATGCTGTTGCACAACAACGTCTCTGACGATGTGCTGCAGCGGGTCGCCGACGGGCTGTGGTACCCGTTGTGGGACGCCAACGTTCGGCTCGACCACAGCGTGCGCACCGTCTCCGGAACGCTGGGCGTCGCCAACGGCGACATGATCGCCGCCCTGGGATTGCTGGACGCTCGCCACATCGCCGGCGACGCAACCCAGTCCGAGGAGTTGATCGCGGGCGCAAGGAAGCAGTGGCGCACCGCAATTCGCTCCCGGATGGACGAGCTGGTGGAAATGACCAACGCCCGCTGGCAGCGATGCGGCCGAATCGCGCAACGCGCCGAGCCCGACCTGAAATCGGGCCGCGGCGGGCTGCGTGACGTCCAACTACTCGACGCGCTGGGCGTGGCTCAACTGATCGACCGCCGCGGCATGAGCCGTCCGGAGATTCCCGGCGGATCACTCGACGATGCGTATCTGACCCTGCTCGACGTCCGCACCGAACTGCATCGGGTGTCTGGCCGCGGACGCGATCAGCTGCTGGCCCAGTTCGCCGACGAGATCAGCGCCGCCCTGCATATTGGTGACCGATTTGCTTTGGCGCGCATGCTTTCTGACGTCGGCCGCACCATCGCATACCACGCCGAGAGCGGATTGCGGACCGCGCAGAACGCACTGCCGCGCCGCGGCATCTCCGCCCTGGTGCGGCGCCCGAAGCGGCGACCGCTGGACGAGGGCGTGGTCGAGTATGACGGCGAAATCGTGCTGGCCCGCGAGGCGCAACCCGAACGCGATCCCGGACTGGTGCTTCGGGTGGCCGCCGCCTCGGCGGACAGCGGCTTGCCGATCGGGGCGGCCACCCTCAGCCGGCTGGCCACCAGCGTTCCGGACCTGCCCACGCCGTGGCCGCGGGAGGCCCTGGACGACCTGTTGGTGGTGCTGCTGGCGGGCCCCCCGATGGTGGACACGCTCGAGGCGCTGGACCGAACCGGCTTGTGGGGCAGGCTATTTCCCGAATGGGATGCGGTCCGCGACCTTCCGCCGCGCGACGTTTCCCACGTGTGGACCGTGGATCGTCATATCGTCGAGACCGCCGTCAACGCGGCGCCGCTGACGACCCGCGTCGCGCGCTCGGACCTGCTGGCGCTCGGTGCGCTGCTGCACGACATCGGCAAGGGGCGCGGCGTCGACCACTGCGTGTTCGGCGCCGATTTGGTATACCCGATCGGCGAGCGGTTGGGGCTGGCGCCCCGGGATATCGAGACACTGGCCGGCATGGTCCGCCACCATCTGTTGCTGCCGATCACCGCGACCCGCAGCGACCTCAACGACCCGGCAACCATCGAGTCCGTCTCCGAGGCCTTGGGTGGGGATTCGCAACTGCTGGAGTTGCTGCACGCGCTCGCCGAGGCCGACTCGAAGGCAACCGGGCCGGGCGTGTGGAGCGACTGGAAAGCCTCCCTGATGCAGGACCTGGTGCGTCGCTGCCGGATGGTGATGGCGGGCGAGCCGCTGCCGGAGGTCGAACCGACTGCCCCACACTATCTTTCACTCGCTGCTAACCACGGGGTACATGTCGAGATCACGCCGGGGGAGTCCGAACGCCTGCACGCGGTGATGGTCGCACCGGATCAACGCGGACTGGTGTCCAAAGCCGCCGCGGTACTGGCGCTGAACTCGCTACGGATCCACTCCGCGACGGTCAACACCCACGAGGGCGTCGCGATCACCGAATTCGTGGTGTCGCCGCTGTTCGGTTCGCCGCCCGAACCGGGCCTGCTGCGTCAGCAGTTTGTCGGCGCTCTCAATGGTGACGTCGATGTCCTTGGCGCGCTAGAGAAGCGCGACACCGACGCCGCCAACTCGGCGATGGCCCGGGTCGGCGAGATTCAGGCCGGCGCGCCGCTGACTCGTTCGACCGCGCCGCCCCGCATCCTGTGGCTCGATGCCGCCGCGGCCGGCCAACTCGTCGTCGAAGTGCGCGCGATGGACCGGATCGGGTTGCTCGCGTTGCTGGCCCAGGCGCTCGAGCGGGCCGGAGCGGACATCGCCTGGGCGAAGGTCAATACGTTCGGATCGACGGCCGCCGATGTCTTCTGTGTGACCATGACGGGCGAGTCCCTGGACGCGGTGACCGGCGACCACGCCGCTGCCGCGCGAGCCGCGGTGGAGAAGCATCTGTTGGCGGTGTTGGGTGCCTCCGCGGACGCAGTCGTCGACGGGCCCGTCACCGAGTGA